Proteins from one Streptomyces sp. NBC_00289 genomic window:
- a CDS encoding FAD-dependent oxidoreductase — protein MSAAADTDPEVLVVGAGPVGLCTAIELARRGVRVRIVDRRVEPRPGTRACTVWQRTLEVFDLMGLPVGAYLDSGVDYTHRTHHFAGLPPLVRPADQPGTRYPRPLLIGQSQTEEMLTRHLAGLGVQVERGLTAVALEQGPARVTVRLTGADGTRHTVRAGWVVGAQGPHSTVRDAIGGSWEKRSCPGTQLLQIDARWTGSLPGDPAHCHLFLSEAGSLGTAPLPDGRHRFYAGVADPDPTRTGDPDVAEVLDAVRRVSGASDLRFHDGRFNWRVRLYNAVAGRYRAGRCLLAGDSAHTVMPVTAQGMNTGVQDAFNLGWKLAAVVRGRASARLLDSYEAERRPIALALAERNERTYWGGVGPVPPFELLRSRLTGAGEAGTGHTGLPLAYPDSPLSAGTAPAAGGPGPGARVPDVEAEGGADRLFRLLGRGDWTVLAFPEDPSDPAAAEVAAKEAAAGAGRAGVPVHVVTGGRGPDGTLTDRSGALRASLGAEAGALFLVRPDGYVSFRGAVRDGSALDRHVTAVLS, from the coding sequence GTGAGTGCCGCCGCGGACACCGATCCCGAGGTGCTGGTGGTCGGTGCCGGGCCGGTCGGCCTGTGCACCGCGATCGAACTGGCCCGGCGCGGAGTGCGCGTGCGGATCGTGGACCGGCGCGTCGAACCGCGCCCCGGGACCCGGGCCTGCACGGTGTGGCAGCGGACCCTGGAGGTCTTCGACCTCATGGGCCTGCCGGTGGGCGCCTACCTGGACTCCGGGGTCGACTACACCCACCGCACCCACCACTTCGCCGGGCTGCCGCCGCTGGTCAGGCCCGCCGACCAGCCGGGCACCCGGTATCCGCGGCCCCTGCTGATCGGACAGTCGCAGACGGAGGAGATGCTCACCCGGCACCTGGCCGGACTCGGCGTACAGGTCGAGCGGGGCCTGACCGCGGTCGCCCTCGAACAGGGGCCGGCCCGGGTCACGGTCCGGCTGACCGGCGCCGACGGCACCCGGCACACGGTGCGGGCCGGCTGGGTGGTGGGCGCGCAGGGCCCGCACAGCACCGTGCGTGACGCGATCGGGGGGAGCTGGGAGAAGCGGTCCTGCCCCGGCACCCAGCTGCTGCAGATCGACGCCCGCTGGACCGGCTCGCTGCCGGGCGACCCGGCGCACTGCCACCTGTTCCTGAGCGAGGCGGGCTCACTCGGCACCGCCCCGCTGCCCGACGGACGGCACCGGTTCTACGCCGGTGTGGCGGACCCCGATCCCACCCGGACCGGCGACCCGGACGTCGCCGAGGTGCTGGACGCGGTCCGCCGCGTCAGCGGCGCGTCCGACCTGCGCTTCCACGACGGGCGGTTCAACTGGCGGGTACGGCTGTACAACGCCGTGGCCGGCCGCTACCGGGCCGGGCGGTGCCTGCTGGCCGGCGACAGCGCGCACACCGTCATGCCGGTGACCGCGCAGGGCATGAATACCGGCGTGCAGGACGCGTTCAACCTGGGCTGGAAGCTGGCGGCGGTGGTCCGGGGCCGGGCCTCCGCGCGGCTGCTGGACAGCTACGAGGCGGAGCGCAGGCCGATCGCGCTGGCGCTGGCCGAGCGCAACGAGCGCACGTACTGGGGCGGGGTCGGCCCGGTGCCGCCGTTCGAGCTGCTGCGCTCCCGGCTCACCGGGGCCGGGGAGGCCGGGACGGGCCACACCGGGCTGCCGCTGGCCTATCCGGACAGTCCGCTCAGCGCCGGGACCGCCCCGGCCGCCGGCGGTCCCGGTCCCGGCGCCCGGGTGCCGGACGTCGAGGCCGAGGGGGGCGCGGACCGGCTGTTCCGGCTGCTCGGCCGGGGGGACTGGACCGTGCTGGCGTTTCCCGAGGACCCCTCGGATCCGGCCGCCGCCGAAGTCGCCGCCAAGGAGGCCGCCGCGGGGGCCGGCCGGGCCGGAGTCCCGGTGCACGTGGTCACCGGTGGACGGGGCCCGGACGGCACCCTCACCGACCGGTCGGGCGCCCTGCGCGCGTCCCTCGGCGCCGAGGCCGGCGCCCTGTTCCTGGTCCGCCCCGACGGTTACGTCTCCTTCCGGGGCGCCGTCCGTGACGGAAGCGCCCTCGATCGGCACGTGACCGCCGTTCTGTCTTGA
- a CDS encoding methyltransferase codes for MFTPIAVRVAATLRIADHIEAGAHTRDELAERTSTEAGSLGRLLRFLACRDVFSEDEPGVYGLTATSRLLLDAHPSRMRHWLDLEGASGRIDLAACGGLLHAVRTGEPGYDAVFGVPFWDDLERQPELTDSFNAQMAAVQGRLAPEVAGAHPWHEARRIADVGGGTGALLEAILRTAPDSAGTLVDLPGTVEGGAERFAAAGLTERTEVVGQSFFDPLPAGADLYVLSQILHDWDDKESVAILARCAEALPAGGRVVVVERVIAEDEGKQLNTEYDLRMLVFNKGRERTVEEFTALAAEAGLRPAGITRLPSHHSLLLWERA; via the coding sequence GTGTTCACCCCCATCGCGGTGCGCGTGGCGGCCACGCTGCGCATCGCCGACCACATCGAGGCGGGTGCGCACACCCGCGACGAGCTGGCGGAGAGGACGTCGACCGAGGCGGGCTCGCTGGGCCGGCTGCTGCGGTTCCTCGCCTGCCGCGACGTCTTCAGCGAGGACGAGCCGGGCGTGTACGGCCTCACCGCCACCTCGCGCCTGCTGCTCGACGCGCACCCCTCACGGATGCGGCACTGGCTGGACCTGGAGGGCGCCAGCGGCCGGATCGACCTGGCCGCCTGCGGCGGACTGCTGCACGCCGTGCGCACCGGCGAGCCCGGCTACGACGCGGTCTTCGGCGTCCCCTTCTGGGACGACCTGGAGCGGCAGCCCGAACTCACCGACTCCTTCAACGCCCAGATGGCCGCCGTCCAGGGCCGCCTCGCCCCCGAGGTCGCCGGCGCCCACCCCTGGCACGAGGCGCGCCGGATCGCCGACGTCGGCGGCGGCACGGGCGCGCTCCTCGAGGCGATCCTGCGGACCGCGCCCGACTCCGCCGGCACCCTGGTGGACCTGCCCGGCACGGTCGAGGGCGGGGCCGAACGGTTCGCGGCCGCCGGGCTCACCGAGCGCACCGAGGTGGTCGGGCAGTCCTTCTTCGACCCGCTGCCCGCGGGCGCCGACCTCTACGTCCTGAGCCAGATCCTGCACGACTGGGACGACAAGGAGTCCGTGGCGATCCTCGCCCGGTGCGCCGAGGCGCTGCCCGCGGGCGGCCGGGTCGTGGTCGTCGAGCGGGTCATCGCCGAGGACGAGGGCAAGCAGCTCAACACCGAGTACGACCTGCGGATGCTGGTGTTCAACAAGGGCCGGGAGCGCACGGTCGAGGAGTTCACCGCCCTCGCCGCCGAGGCGGGTCTGCGGCCGGCGGGCATCACCCGGCTCCCGTCCCACCACTCGCTGCTCCTGTGGGAGCGCGCGTGA
- a CDS encoding SgcJ/EcaC family oxidoreductase, translated as MNTTHETRVAGLDARAVLAGLAARWDAADGPGYGELFTPDATYVQFNGVLLNGRQEIADMHDLMFRTMLYGTRLVTHEIESVRPAGEDRAVVVSTGAALYPWQKQVTPKRLSRQTLILERVDGRWLVAGFQNSRIKPFPTSGPLFDVASKAVRLRVERSRRAA; from the coding sequence ATGAACACCACCCACGAGACCCGCGTCGCCGGCCTCGACGCCCGCGCCGTCCTGGCCGGACTCGCCGCCCGCTGGGACGCCGCCGACGGACCGGGCTACGGCGAGCTCTTCACCCCGGACGCCACCTACGTGCAGTTCAACGGCGTCCTGCTGAACGGCCGCCAGGAGATCGCGGACATGCACGACCTGATGTTCCGCACCATGCTCTACGGCACCCGGCTGGTGACCCACGAGATCGAGAGCGTCCGCCCGGCCGGCGAGGACCGCGCCGTCGTGGTCTCCACCGGTGCCGCGCTCTACCCCTGGCAGAAGCAGGTCACGCCCAAGCGGTTGTCGAGGCAGACCCTGATCCTGGAGCGGGTGGACGGACGGTGGCTGGTCGCCGGCTTCCAGAACAGCCGTATCAAGCCGTTCCCCACCAGCGGACCCCTGTTCGACGTGGCGAGCAAGGCTGTCCGACTGCGCGTCGAGCGCTCCCGGCGCGCCGCCTGA
- a CDS encoding MarR family winged helix-turn-helix transcriptional regulator, producing the protein MRPHSEEDRSLGTLMSLATALRVQAARTVLFQSAVAQSVGLNATDFNCLSLLDLEGPMTPGQLAERAGLSRGGAITTVIDRLQKAGFVRRRPDAGDRRRVIVETVPEAFAERVDTVFTDYRAALGKLLSELTPEQQELLLDLTNRGNEIFHAETLRLQARA; encoded by the coding sequence ATGCGACCGCACAGCGAAGAGGACCGCTCCCTCGGCACCCTCATGTCGCTGGCCACGGCCCTGCGGGTGCAGGCGGCCAGGACGGTTCTCTTCCAGTCCGCGGTGGCCCAGTCGGTGGGGCTCAACGCCACCGACTTCAACTGCCTCAGCCTGCTCGACCTGGAAGGCCCCATGACGCCCGGTCAGCTCGCCGAGCGCGCCGGACTGAGCCGCGGCGGAGCCATCACCACGGTGATAGACCGCCTCCAGAAGGCCGGATTCGTCCGCCGTAGGCCCGACGCCGGGGACCGCAGACGCGTCATCGTGGAAACCGTCCCCGAGGCCTTCGCCGAACGCGTCGACACCGTCTTCACCGACTACCGGGCGGCACTCGGCAAGCTCCTGTCCGAACTCACCCCCGAACAGCAGGAACTGCTGCTCGACCTGACCAACCGCGGCAACGAGATCTTCCACGCCGAGACCCTGCGGCTCCAGGCACGGGCCTGA
- a CDS encoding DUF4865 family protein, which translates to MLTAHYSIPLPADYDMNVIHRRVTDRSAPWDARTGLLLKAFCVTDAADGGHNSYAPFYVWAEPHEFGRFLTGAEYAGLCAAFGPVPVRTGTVLQCGIGSGPAGHLVSESEPLGSVTDLRDTVRAETERHRAVLADPSVHTHVVDLDPATMTLTRRTLLRAGAETPRPKNGERVLRVLHLSQPPHTTTG; encoded by the coding sequence GTGCTGACCGCCCACTACTCGATCCCGCTGCCCGCCGACTACGACATGAACGTCATCCACCGACGGGTGACGGACCGCTCGGCCCCCTGGGACGCGCGGACCGGGCTGCTCCTGAAGGCGTTCTGCGTCACGGACGCCGCGGACGGCGGCCACAACAGCTACGCCCCCTTCTACGTCTGGGCCGAACCGCACGAGTTCGGCCGCTTCCTCACCGGCGCCGAGTACGCGGGACTCTGCGCCGCCTTCGGACCGGTGCCCGTGCGAACCGGCACCGTCCTGCAGTGTGGCATCGGCTCCGGCCCCGCCGGACACCTCGTCAGCGAGAGCGAGCCGCTCGGGTCCGTCACGGACCTGCGCGACACCGTCCGCGCGGAGACGGAGCGACACCGTGCCGTCCTGGCCGACCCGTCCGTCCACACGCACGTCGTGGACCTCGACCCGGCCACGATGACGCTCACCCGGCGCACGCTCCTGCGCGCCGGGGCCGAGACCCCCCGGCCGAAGAACGGCGAACGGGTCCTGCGCGTGCTGCACCTGTCCCAACCCCCGCACACCACCACCGGCTGA
- a CDS encoding MMPL family transporter, with the protein MVTTTPVRGDTPTTPPPPHSRSVLERTAGFAQHHRWTALLLWVVVLFGVWGAASAVGDGYRDDFSLPGTETQQALETMEKHGSAQAGDTLEIVLHDRQGLTGADTRGRVTAMLGKVAKLPEVAEVRSPYDDQQAVSQDGTVGYATVVLDGKSEDLAKEDTQRIYDTARTARSNALTVELGGDAARKLAEPEGGAAEGIGMLAALVILGLMFGTVIAAGLPVIAALFAVGSTLGVIILLSHVFTIASYTPYIMMLVGLGVGIDYALLIFARYRAELVRGASPDEAGRRALDLAGRTVFFAGCTVIVALLGLVALGLGSLQGTAVAVALTVLVTMIASLTLLPALLALFGKRFARQFTAKARKRTAKGKPIEGGDRWRAWAGLVQRRPLVSLLLAVAALGALAAPALDLRLGFADAGNDAAGTTSREAYDLLADGFGPGFNGPLVVVTEGGDKAGAALSQKLNDTKGIAAATGPIPSQDGKAATVIAFPDSSPQDERTTELVHTLRDDVLVQLREETGARYLVGGSTTAVIDYADTVSSRMPLFIAIVVGLSLLILVLVFRSVLVPLKAALLNLLSIGAALGAMTLVFQKGMFGLEPGPIEAYLPIMIFAIVFGLSMDYEIFLVSRIREEWTRSRDATVAIREGLAHTGSVVVAAGAIMVAVFGAFILGGDRMLQQFGFGMAVAVFVDAVVIRCLIVPAALQLMGRHAWWIPAGLDRRLPRVDIEKHG; encoded by the coding sequence ATGGTGACCACTACTCCGGTCCGGGGCGACACCCCCACCACGCCGCCACCCCCACACAGCCGCTCCGTCCTCGAGCGCACCGCCGGCTTCGCCCAGCACCACCGATGGACGGCCCTGCTGCTGTGGGTCGTCGTCCTGTTCGGTGTCTGGGGCGCGGCCTCCGCCGTCGGCGACGGCTACCGCGACGACTTCTCCCTGCCCGGCACCGAGACCCAGCAGGCGCTGGAGACCATGGAGAAGCACGGCTCCGCACAGGCCGGCGACACCCTCGAAATCGTGCTCCACGACCGGCAGGGCCTGACCGGCGCCGACACCCGCGGCCGGGTCACGGCCATGCTGGGCAAGGTGGCGAAGCTGCCCGAGGTCGCCGAGGTGCGCAGCCCCTACGACGACCAGCAGGCCGTCTCCCAGGACGGCACCGTCGGCTACGCCACCGTCGTCCTCGACGGCAAGTCCGAGGACCTGGCCAAGGAGGACACCCAGCGGATCTACGACACCGCCCGCACCGCGCGGTCGAACGCCCTCACGGTCGAACTCGGCGGCGACGCGGCACGCAAGCTCGCCGAGCCGGAGGGCGGCGCCGCCGAGGGCATCGGCATGCTCGCCGCGCTGGTCATCCTCGGCCTGATGTTCGGCACCGTCATCGCGGCCGGACTGCCGGTCATCGCCGCTCTGTTCGCCGTCGGCAGCACCCTCGGCGTGATCATCCTGCTCTCGCACGTCTTCACGATCGCCAGCTACACGCCGTACATCATGATGCTCGTCGGCCTCGGCGTCGGCATCGACTATGCCCTGCTGATCTTCGCCCGCTATCGGGCCGAGCTGGTGCGCGGCGCGTCCCCCGACGAAGCGGGCCGACGCGCCCTCGACCTCGCGGGCCGCACCGTGTTCTTCGCCGGGTGCACCGTCATCGTGGCCCTGCTGGGCCTGGTCGCCCTCGGCCTCGGCTCCCTCCAGGGCACCGCCGTCGCCGTGGCGCTCACCGTCCTGGTGACCATGATCGCCTCGCTCACCCTGCTGCCGGCGCTGCTCGCCCTGTTCGGCAAGCGCTTCGCCCGGCAGTTCACCGCCAAGGCGCGCAAGCGCACCGCGAAGGGCAAGCCGATCGAGGGCGGGGACCGCTGGCGCGCCTGGGCCGGGCTGGTGCAACGCCGGCCGCTGGTCTCCCTGCTGCTGGCCGTCGCCGCACTCGGGGCACTGGCCGCCCCCGCGCTCGACCTGCGGCTCGGCTTCGCCGACGCGGGCAACGACGCGGCCGGCACCACCAGCCGCGAGGCCTACGACCTGCTCGCCGACGGCTTCGGACCCGGGTTCAACGGCCCGCTGGTCGTGGTCACCGAGGGCGGCGACAAGGCGGGCGCGGCGCTCTCGCAGAAGCTCAACGACACCAAGGGCATCGCCGCCGCCACCGGCCCGATCCCCTCCCAGGACGGCAAGGCGGCCACCGTCATCGCCTTCCCCGACTCGTCGCCCCAGGACGAGCGCACCACGGAACTGGTGCACACCCTGCGCGACGACGTCCTCGTCCAGTTGCGCGAGGAGACCGGCGCCCGCTACCTGGTGGGCGGCTCCACCACGGCCGTCATCGACTACGCCGACACCGTCTCCTCGCGGATGCCCCTGTTCATCGCCATCGTGGTCGGCCTGTCCCTGCTGATCCTCGTCCTGGTGTTCCGCTCGGTGCTGGTGCCGCTCAAGGCGGCGCTGCTCAACCTGCTGAGCATCGGAGCGGCGTTGGGCGCCATGACGCTGGTGTTCCAGAAGGGCATGTTCGGCCTGGAGCCCGGCCCGATCGAGGCGTACCTGCCGATCATGATCTTCGCCATCGTCTTCGGCCTCTCCATGGACTACGAGATCTTCCTGGTCTCCCGCATCCGCGAGGAGTGGACCCGCAGCCGCGACGCCACGGTGGCGATCCGTGAGGGCCTCGCCCACACCGGCTCGGTCGTCGTGGCCGCGGGCGCGATCATGGTCGCCGTCTTCGGTGCCTTCATCCTCGGCGGCGACCGGATGCTCCAGCAGTTCGGCTTCGGCATGGCCGTCGCGGTCTTCGTCGACGCCGTGGTCATCCGCTGCCTGATCGTCCCGGCCGCCCTCCAGCTGATGGGCCGCCACGCCTGGTGGATCCCGGCAGGCCTGGACCGCCGGCTGCCGAGGGTGGACATCGAGAAGCACGGCTGA
- a CDS encoding peptide MFS transporter gives MAAPPQPPTADPRSGATGTAPGVVADPLESAARRTGLLGRPRWFTTLFGTDIWERFSFYGMTAILVLYATEDTDRGGLGMSTGDATLLHGLYMAAVFLASVPGGWIGDRVLGARRAVLHGGVLITAGHLSMAVPVTGSLYPGLLLIACGTGLLKPNMASLLSAFYDREDRAGRDAGFAVFYMSVQVSALLAPIVVGALGEGVNWHLGFGAAAVGMAAGLFQYVRGSRHFGDTGAAPERFATPAERTRVLRTGLAAVTLAVLVYGTDAALGTFRIAHLMALFGLLCVVAPVICFWRLLRNPLLTAVERVRVRTYIWLFLASAVFWALFLQGGSAFALFAKHATDREVFGRTVPASWFQAAVPLFVLVLAPLFASVWTRAGERVPTAVKYAVGMAATAAAYLVMASAATRAADGVRVSPLWLLLAFLLLAAGEVSFAPVGMSASTAIAPATFVSQMVALFWLAGALGGGIGGNALKVSGDRVPGPGYFLALGAAALVTGTALLVWRRSLTRRLGV, from the coding sequence ATGGCCGCCCCGCCCCAACCGCCCACCGCCGACCCGCGGTCCGGCGCGACCGGCACCGCACCCGGTGTCGTAGCCGACCCGCTCGAGAGCGCCGCCCGGCGCACCGGCCTGCTGGGCCGGCCGCGCTGGTTCACCACCCTTTTCGGCACCGACATCTGGGAGCGTTTCAGCTTCTACGGGATGACCGCGATCCTCGTCCTGTACGCGACGGAGGACACCGACCGCGGCGGCCTCGGCATGTCGACCGGCGACGCGACGCTGCTGCACGGCCTGTACATGGCCGCGGTCTTCCTGGCCTCCGTGCCCGGCGGCTGGATCGGCGACCGCGTCCTGGGCGCGCGGCGTGCCGTGCTGCACGGCGGCGTCCTGATCACCGCCGGCCATCTGTCGATGGCCGTGCCCGTCACCGGTTCCCTCTACCCGGGCCTGCTGCTGATCGCCTGCGGCACGGGGCTGCTGAAGCCCAACATGGCCAGTCTGCTGAGCGCGTTCTACGACCGCGAGGACCGGGCGGGACGCGACGCGGGCTTCGCCGTCTTCTACATGAGCGTCCAGGTCAGCGCCCTGCTCGCGCCGATCGTGGTGGGCGCGCTGGGCGAGGGGGTGAACTGGCACCTCGGCTTCGGTGCCGCCGCCGTCGGCATGGCCGCCGGACTGTTCCAGTACGTCCGCGGCTCCCGGCACTTCGGTGACACGGGCGCCGCCCCGGAGCGATTCGCCACACCGGCCGAACGGACCCGGGTCCTGCGGACCGGCCTCGCCGCCGTCACCCTCGCCGTCCTCGTCTACGGCACCGACGCCGCCCTCGGCACCTTCCGCATCGCCCACCTCATGGCGCTGTTCGGCCTGCTGTGTGTGGTGGCGCCGGTGATCTGCTTCTGGCGGCTGCTCCGCAACCCGCTGCTGACCGCCGTCGAACGTGTCCGCGTACGCACCTACATCTGGCTGTTCCTCGCCTCGGCCGTGTTCTGGGCGCTGTTCCTGCAGGGCGGCTCGGCCTTCGCGCTGTTCGCCAAGCACGCCACCGACCGCGAGGTGTTCGGCCGAACGGTGCCCGCCAGCTGGTTCCAGGCGGCGGTGCCGCTGTTCGTCCTCGTCCTGGCGCCGCTGTTCGCGTCGGTGTGGACCCGCGCGGGCGAACGGGTGCCGACGGCGGTCAAGTACGCGGTCGGCATGGCGGCCACGGCCGCCGCCTACCTGGTGATGGCCTCGGCCGCGACGCGGGCGGCCGACGGCGTCCGGGTGTCACCGCTGTGGCTGCTGCTGGCCTTCCTGCTGCTGGCCGCCGGCGAGGTCTCCTTCGCGCCGGTCGGGATGAGCGCCTCCACGGCGATCGCCCCGGCCACGTTCGTCAGCCAGATGGTCGCCCTGTTCTGGCTGGCCGGCGCGCTGGGCGGGGGCATCGGCGGCAACGCCCTGAAGGTCTCCGGCGACCGTGTGCCCGGCCCCGGCTACTTCCTCGCCCTGGGCGCCGCGGCCCTCGTGACCGGCACGGCCCTGCTCGTCTGGCGCCGCTCGCTCACCCGCCGCCTGGGAGTCTGA